DNA from Helcococcus ovis:
AATAATTTTTCAATAATAGCTGTAGAAATAGCTTTTTTCTGCATTTCAGAATATGAGATATTTTCTAATTTTTCAATATAACCAATTTCTTTTTTTATATCAATTTCTTTTAAAATATTTTTAGTATATAAAATATTTATCAATCTATTCGTAATATCTATTTCCAAATCATAAATATAACTACTATATATTAAAGTTTTACCATCAATCGAAACTTTTTTTACAATATCCGATATTATTAAATATGGAATTTGATTTTCAACTAAATTTTTATCTAAACTCAATAATTTTACAGCATAAGAAATAAGAATATCATATTCTAAATAACAATTACCATCCCTATTGGCTGATACATTTAACACATAAACAATACCTGATCTTATCCTAAATTCAGAATCAAATTTTATTCCAATCATACGTGCAATCTTATCAGCTGTAGGAAACCCTATGCCTTTTATATCCTCTACAAGTTGATACGGATTATTTTCAATAACTTCAATAGTATGATTTTTATATTTTGCATAAATGCTAGAAACAAGCTTATTTCCCATATTAAATTTTTGTAAATACATTGATACTTGTCTACTATCCTGAAGATTAATTATACTTTCATGTATTTTTTCAACAGTTTTTTTACCTATGCCATTAATATTTAACAATTTTTCAGGTTCTTCGGTCAAAACTCTTATAGTGTCTTCTCCAAATAACTTAACTATCTCTTTAGCTCTTTTTTTCTTTATATGAGAAATTATACCTGAGCTCAGATATCTCTCAATTTGAGATATAGAACTTGGTATAATTTTTTCATAACATTTTATTTGAACTTGTTCTCCATAACTTTGATGATAAACTATATCTCCATCTAACTTTAAGATGTCTCCAACATTTAAATCTAAAATTTTGCCTACTGCTGTTATATCACCATCATCAGTTTCTAGTCTAAATACACTATATAAATTTTCTTCATTTCTATAGATAATATCAATAACCGTTCCATTTATTTGTATCATTTTAGTCCTCGATTGTTATTGACTCAATATCCGCCCCTAACTTTCTTAATTTTTCTACAAAATTATAGTATCCTCTATATATGTGATAAACATCATAAACTCTTGTTTCACCTTCTGCAACTAAGCCTGCTAATACACAAGATGCCCCGGCTCTTAAATCTGTGGCTCTAACTTCTGCTGCCTGCAACTTATTTACCCCTTTAATCCTAGCTTCATTACCTTCTGTTATAATCAAAGCTTTCATCTTTTGTAATTCAGAAACATGCATAAATCTATTTTCAAAAACAGTTTCTTTAACTAATGAATCTCCTTCTGAAATAGTTAACAACGTCATAAATTGTGATTGAACATCTGTTGGTAATCCTGGATATGGCAATGTTTTAATATCAGTTGCCTGTAATTTATCTGTCCCTATAACTCTGATTTCATCTTCGTCTTCATTAATTTCAACAGTACACCCTATTTCTCTTAATTTAGCAATTATTGGTACCAAATGCGAAGCAACAACATTTTTAACTAGTATATTTCCTCTCGTCATAGCTGCTGCAATCATATATGTTGCAGCTTCAATTCTGTCCGGCATAACTGAATGTTCGCCACCTTTTAATTCTTTTACTCCAGTAATTTTAATCGTCCTTGTACCAGCACCTATAACTTTAGCTCCTAATTTATTTAAAAAATTTGCTAAATCGGTAATTTCAGGCTCTTGAGCAGCATTATCAATAGTAGTTACTCCATCTGCTAAAATCGCTGCCATCAAAATATTTTCCGTAGCACCAACTGATGGAAAATCAAGATATACATAATTTCCCTTTAATCCATTTTTAGCATTTACATCTATTGCATCTATTCCCATATGAATATCAGCCCCCAATGCCTTAAATCCTTTTAAATGTAAATCAACAGGTCTAGCTCCAATGCTACATCCTCCCGGCATATATGTCACAGATCGTCCAAATCTTGATAAAAGAGGACCTGTAACAACAAAAGAAGCTCTCATCTTATTCATTAACTCGTAAGGTGTTATGTAATCTGAAATTTCATCATTTTTAATTTTATAAGTCTTTTCATCTAATTGTTCTATTTTAGAACCTAAATATTTTAATAAATCCAACATTACTTTTACATCTCTTAACATTGGTAAATTATTAATTACAACTTCTTCTTTTGTCAGTAACGTAGCCGCCAATAATTTTAAACCAGAATTTTTTGCGCCTTCAATTACAACTTCTCCCCTTAAAGGACCATTTGGTTTAACTTTTATAAATTCTTTCATCAAATTCTCCTAAATTAAAATTAAACTTACAAAAATTACATAAATAATTAATGAAAGTGTATCAACTATTGTAGTAATAAGTGGTGCAGCCATCACAGCAGGATCCATATTAAGCTTTTGAGCTATAATTGGCAACAAACCACCTACAGATTTTGCTATAAGTATTGTAAATACAAGTGTTAAAGATACTGTTAATGCAATTTCTTTACTTCCGCCAAAAACTATTATTCTAAAATAATTAAATAATGATAGACCTACACCTACTACTAATGATACCCCCAATTCTTTTAAAAAAACTCTGTGATAATCACATAATTCAATTTCTCCTACTGAAAGTCCACGAATAACTATTGTAGAAGATTGAGAACCTGCATTTCCTCCTGTACCGATAATCATAGGTAAAAACGCTATAACCCCTGTAACAGCTGTAAGTATTTCCTCATATTTACTAATTATTGAACCAGTAATTGTAGCTGTAAGTAATAAGATTATAAGCCAAACAAATCTATTTTTTGCAATTTCTAATACAGATGACTTTAAATATGGTTTTTCTGATGGTGTCATAGCTGCCATAAGCTCAAAGTCTTCAGTACTTTCCTCTTTCATAACATCAACAGCATCATCGAATGTTACTACCCCTACCAATCTCTTTTCATTATCAACAACAGGAATAGCTAAAAATCCGTATTTCTTAAATAACTTAGCAATATCTTCCTGATCATCAAATGTATTTGCATAAATTACATCTTCTTCCATAAGAGTTTCAACTACAACGCTTTCGTCATTTTTTAATATAGTCCTTATGGACAAATATCCTTCAAGCTTCCTACTTGCATCTGTTATATATAAAGTATAAACTGTTTCACTCTTCATTCCTACTTTTCTAATATGTTCTAAAGTTTGTCCAACCGTCATATTTTTCTTTATATCTATAAACTCAGCAGTCATTATAGAACCTGCAGATTCTTCAGGATATTGTAAATATTGATTGATGATATTTCTCTTTTCAGGATTAATATCCTTCATGACTCTTTTTACAATATTTGCCGGTAACTCTTCCAACATATCAACAAAATCATCAATATACAAATCGTCAACTATCTCTGTCAACTCCGTGTTAGTCATCAAGTTTAATAAATGCAATTTCATATCAGAATCAAAATATGCAAATACTTCTGATGCAATATCTTTTGGTAAAATTCTAAATACAGCCAATGTCTGAACTTCATCAATTTCTTCTATAAATTCAGCGATATCAGCCTCATTATATTTAAGTAATTCTTCTCTAAGTTTTCTAACATTTTTTTCCTTAAGAAGATCTAATAAAAATTCTCTATTTTCCTTTTCCATAAATCCCCCTAAAGTAATAATAATTTTGCAATTGTAAAATAAACAAATAATGACATAGAGTCAACTATTGTAGTTAATAATGGAGCCGCCATAATTGTTGGATCCCATTTTAATAATGTTGCTCCAACCGGAAGCAATGCACCTATTAATTTTGAAAAAATTATTGTAATTAATAGCGACAATGATACTGAAAATGCCATTGTTGTACTAACTCCACCAAATAAAATTATTCTTACAAAATTAATAGCTGCTAATCCAAAGCCAACTACTAAAGCAATCATAAATTCTTTTGCTAAAATTTTTGGCGTATCGCTCAATTCTATTTCTCCTATGGATAAACCACGAATAATAGTCGTAGATGATTGTGAGCCTGCATTACCCGCTGAATCTGTAAGCATAGGCATAAATGCAACAAGTCCAGTTAATGCTGTAATTACATCATTAAAACTATTAATAACAAATTGTGATAAAGTAGATGACATCATAAGTAATAAAAGCCATAAAAATCTCATCTTGGACAACTCAAAAATAGATGTATCCAAATACTTATTTTCATTTGGTGTAATAGCCGCCATCTTTGAAAAATCTTCCTCAGTTTCTTCATTTAAAACTTGAATAGCATCATCAAATGTTACTACCCCTACCAGTTTTTTCTCTTTATCTACTACAGGAATTGTCAAAAATTCATACTTATCAATAAGCTTTGCAACTTCCTCTTTATCCTCTGTAGTTTCAACATATACAACATTTTCGTTTAATATATCACTAATCTTTGTATCAGGTTGATTGATCAACATTTCTCTAATTTCAACATATCCCTTTAACACATTGTTATTATCAGTAATATATAATGTATAGAAAGTTTCATCTAACAAGTCCAACTTTCTCATTTTTTTCAAAATATCTTCAATAGTTCTATTTTCATTAACAGAAAAAAATGCTGATGTCATTATGGATCCTGCAGAATCTTTAGGATAATTTAAATACTCATTAATTAAATTTCTTTTTTCTCCTTTAAGATTTCGCATAATCTTGTTAACAATACTATTAGGCATTTCTTCAAGCAAATCAACCATATCGTCAATATACAACTTGTCAACCAATTCTACAGTTTCATAACTTGTCATAGCAGAAATAAATTGTTCTTGAACATCAGATTCTAAATATGAAAAAGTTTCAATCGCAATAGCTTCCGGCAACAATCTAAATATCGCCAAAGCCTCTAATTTATCTATCTCTTGTAAAAATTCAGCAATATCAACTTCGTTATATTTTATTAAATTGTTTTTTAATTCTCTATAATTATTGGTTTCCAGCAACTTCAATAATTCAATTCTATTTTCTTCATTCATAAAAAACTCCACAACATTTGCTATATTAATAATACCATATCAATTAAAAAAATTCATTTATTAAGTTTTTGCAAAAAATATTTCCCGTGTTTATGATTTAGCACTACTTTTAAGGCTTGACCACTCCATATACCTTATGCTTACATATTTACTAGACTTTTTAAATTTTTAAAAAAATAGGCAAAAAATTTTCATCTATTTTTTCATATATTAAATAAATGGTGATATGATGTCCTTGGTGATATGATGTATATTTTATGACTTATTTCTAATAAAGCTAACTAAAAACATGTAATTTTAATTTTTTAATGATATACAGGTAAATTTTTTTAAAAATCATGTATTATAATAATTTTTTTATATTACAGGTAAAAAAGGTTTAAACTACTACCTATAAGCCGGACACATAAAATTACATTTTGACAGTATATATTAAATGGCCATACCAAAAATTATACAGTCAAATGTAATAAACTCTAATGATAAAAAAACTTATAAGAACAGTAATGAAGCAAAGGAGAATGTAATATAAAAAAAGTATGTGAAATTGCCTACTTGTAAATGTTAATAATCGAATAATGATAGCCGAAAAATGGTTCTATTATTTAAAATCACCACATGTAATACATAATTTGTAAGTAGATAAAAGGAATGATT
Protein-coding regions in this window:
- the murA gene encoding UDP-N-acetylglucosamine 1-carboxyvinyltransferase; protein product: MKEFIKVKPNGPLRGEVVIEGAKNSGLKLLAATLLTKEEVVINNLPMLRDVKVMLDLLKYLGSKIEQLDEKTYKIKNDEISDYITPYELMNKMRASFVVTGPLLSRFGRSVTYMPGGCSIGARPVDLHLKGFKALGADIHMGIDAIDVNAKNGLKGNYVYLDFPSVGATENILMAAILADGVTTIDNAAQEPEITDLANFLNKLGAKVIGAGTRTIKITGVKELKGGEHSVMPDRIEAATYMIAAAMTRGNILVKNVVASHLVPIIAKLREIGCTVEINEDEDEIRVIGTDKLQATDIKTLPYPGLPTDVQSQFMTLLTISEGDSLVKETVFENRFMHVSELQKMKALIITEGNEARIKGVNKLQAAEVRATDLRAGASCVLAGLVAEGETRVYDVYHIYRGYYNFVEKLRKLGADIESITIED
- the mgtE gene encoding magnesium transporter, producing the protein MEKENREFLLDLLKEKNVRKLREELLKYNEADIAEFIEEIDEVQTLAVFRILPKDIASEVFAYFDSDMKLHLLNLMTNTELTEIVDDLYIDDFVDMLEELPANIVKRVMKDINPEKRNIINQYLQYPEESAGSIMTAEFIDIKKNMTVGQTLEHIRKVGMKSETVYTLYITDASRKLEGYLSIRTILKNDESVVVETLMEEDVIYANTFDDQEDIAKLFKKYGFLAIPVVDNEKRLVGVVTFDDAVDVMKEESTEDFELMAAMTPSEKPYLKSSVLEIAKNRFVWLIILLLTATITGSIISKYEEILTAVTGVIAFLPMIIGTGGNAGSQSSTIVIRGLSVGEIELCDYHRVFLKELGVSLVVGVGLSLFNYFRIIVFGGSKEIALTVSLTLVFTILIAKSVGGLLPIIAQKLNMDPAVMAAPLITTIVDTLSLIIYVIFVSLILI
- the mgtE gene encoding magnesium transporter encodes the protein MNEENRIELLKLLETNNYRELKNNLIKYNEVDIAEFLQEIDKLEALAIFRLLPEAIAIETFSYLESDVQEQFISAMTSYETVELVDKLYIDDMVDLLEEMPNSIVNKIMRNLKGEKRNLINEYLNYPKDSAGSIMTSAFFSVNENRTIEDILKKMRKLDLLDETFYTLYITDNNNVLKGYVEIREMLINQPDTKISDILNENVVYVETTEDKEEVAKLIDKYEFLTIPVVDKEKKLVGVVTFDDAIQVLNEETEEDFSKMAAITPNENKYLDTSIFELSKMRFLWLLLLMMSSTLSQFVINSFNDVITALTGLVAFMPMLTDSAGNAGSQSSTTIIRGLSIGEIELSDTPKILAKEFMIALVVGFGLAAINFVRIILFGGVSTTMAFSVSLSLLITIIFSKLIGALLPVGATLLKWDPTIMAAPLLTTIVDSMSLFVYFTIAKLLLL